A genomic window from Pecten maximus chromosome 2, xPecMax1.1, whole genome shotgun sequence includes:
- the LOC117340775 gene encoding nacrein-like protein P1, producing the protein MAPLFYFDIDRALTLYLIENLDNGNGKVNDNGNDIDNGNDKVNDNGNDIDNGNGKVNDNGNDIDNGNDKVNDNGNDIDNGNDKVNDNGNDIDNGNEYSNDNGNGNDNDFILIN; encoded by the exons ATGGCACCGCTATTTTATTTCGATATTGACCGGGCTTTAACGCTCTACCTCA TTGAAAATCTTGACAATGGCAATGGCAAAGTAAATGACAACGGCAATGACATTGACAATGGCAATGACAAAGTAAATGACAACGGCAATGACATTGACAATGGCAATGGCAAAGTAAATGACAACGGCAATGACATTGACAATGGCAATGACAAAGTAAATGACAACGGCAATGACATTGACAATGGCAATGACAAAGTAAATGACAACGGCAATGACATTGACAATGGCAATGAATATAGCAATGACAACGGCAATGGCAATGACAATGATTTCATTCTCATAAACTAA